Below is a window of Deltaproteobacteria bacterium DNA.
CCCGGACCGAAGTCGAGCGCGTACGCCGGCCCGCGGCAGTTGCCGCTGTGCGGGGTCGCGAGCTGGACCGTGCACGTCGAGTTCGAAAAGTGCGCGTCGGTGCCGATGAGGGTCGCGCGCGCGTCATCGACGCAGCGGAGAACCCCGTCGGAGAACACGTCGTCAAAGGTGCAGTAGCCGTGGTGCGCGGTGTCCCAGAACACCTGGCCGCTGCCGACGTCGGTGCCGTCCGCCGCGAAGAACACCGGCGCCGTCAGTCGGCCGCTGCCTTGCTGCCCGAGGTGAATCGCCGGGAGCGTGCTGGGATCGACCTGCGCCAGCTCGGGGAAGACGGTCTCGGTGGGCGTGGTCATCGTTTGCGGGGTGCAGCCCGTCGACCACGAGGTGTAGATGGCCGACGCGGCCTGTCGCGGGCCGAGCGCGCGCACGACGTCCGTGTCCACCTCGCAGAGGCCGCCGTCGAAGCTGACGGTCGCGGTGGTGGTGGCTTCGAAGGTGGGATCGAGGCTCGGGTCCCCGCAGGTCGACGTGGAGACGGCGAAGCTCCCGTTGGTGCACGTGCTGTCGAGGAAGAAGCCAGGCGAGACCTGTTCGTCGGGCGCGGGGATGCAGCGCGTGTCGACGTCGACCTGGTTTGGCGGAACAGAGCCGGCGTGACACGCGACGTTCCGGTTCGGGTCGAGCACGCGGCGGATTTGCCCCGAGCCGTCGTCGCCCACCAGGAGCTCGAGGTCGAGATCGCCGTGGTGGGCCGTTGCGAGATGGGCGCCCACGAAGGTCGAGTCGTCGGCGGGCGTGACCGCGTAGAAGCTCTGGCCGGGGTAGGGCCCGAAGCTCTGGCATTTCCCGATGCCGACGGGGAAGTACACCTGTGCCGGGCTCTGCGCGGCGCCGAGCGCGTACATCACTGTGGGGCTCGACCCACACACCGGGAAGTACGCCTGGGGGGCGGAAGCGTAGGTCGGGACGGGGGCGTTGCTGCCGACCACCGCCACGGGCTGCGTGCAGCTCGCGTCGAGGAAGCCGATCGCCGCGTTCCCGGAGGTGGGGAGGCAGCGCCAGGAGCCGTCGACCATGAGCTGGAAGGCGCAGTCGGCGTTGAGCTGGGAGTCGTGCCAGCCCTGGAAGAGCGTGGCCCCGCTTCCGCCGGAGACGAGGTTCGCGCGCAGCCGAGAGCCGCTGTGGTGATTCGTGCTGGGATCCAGCGTGAAGACGGCGCCACCATCGAGCGCGCCGGCGTCGGTGGCGGGCGGGGGTTTGTGCGTACTGCAGCCTGCGCCGTGCAGCGCGAAGAGCGCCCAGATGACGCGCAGCAAGATGGGGGAATGCGGCCCGCTCCGCATCTCGAAGAAATACCACACCGATGACTCTCGCCTGCACTGAGGGCGACGAGCGCGCTGATGCGCAGCGCCCGGGACGACGGGTTTGGGCTGCGACCCGAACCGCGGTTGGGGAGCGTGTGACTCAATCGCAGACATGGAACGGCGGCCCACAGTGCGGCCGTCGCGGCGATAGAGTGGACGCGTACCTCGGGGGAAATCGTGGCCCACGGCAGCCGCTCGGAATCAGCGTTCTGGCAGCGCTCCACTCATCTCGCGTGGTGCCTCGGCGCGATCCTTCTCAGCTCCGCATGCGCCGGGAGCTCGCCAGGAGGCGCCAGCTCGAACACCACCAGCACCGCCGCGAGCGGCACGGGAGCGTCGACAACCAGCGCCAGCTCGAGCACGGGAACGGGCGCGTCCAGCACCACGGGTGAAGCCTCGAGCGCGAGCAGCGCCACGGCGACCAGCGGCAGCTCGGGAAGCTCGACCGGCAACGCAACCGAGACGTCGTCGAGCAGCGCGTCGTCCTCCAGCAGCACGGCCAGCTCGAGCGCCAGCGCCTCGACGGGAGGTGCATCGGGCACGTCGAGCGGGAGCGCGACCGCGGGGAGCAGCAGCGGCGGAACCTCGGGCAGCGGCAGCAGCGGCGCTTCGGGCAGCGGCAGCAGCGGCGCCTCGGGCAGCGGAGGAACCTCCGCAAGCGACGGCGGCCCGTGGACGCCCTACGACCCGCCGCCCGCGACGGTGACGCTCACGACCACCAGCGTGGCCACCCTCCAGCGTCCCACGCCCATCACCGTGGGCCCGCGCACCAACTGCCCGGACGCGCGCGTGGACCTCGTTCCCTTCGACCCCACCTGGATCTCCGACGCCGGCGTGGTGGAGATCCCCGCGGGCGTGGCCACCCTGGTGCGCGGCAACCAGGACCTTCCCGCGAACCTGCTGGTGCACCTCTTCCACATCCCCATGGGCGCGGAGGTGGTCTTCGCCGACCAGGACGCGAGCTTCCGCATCACCGACCTCATGGTCGAGGGCACGCTCCGCCTCGGCTCGGAGACGTGTCGCGTGCAGAGCCAGGTGGAGTTCGTCTTTGATACCGACGAGGACGTCGCCGATGCCGGCGTCCAGCAGGCGATCTACGCGCGCCAGGGCCTGGGCCTGATGGCCGACGACGGCGCCACGGTGGAGATCTGGGGCCAGCTCTACCAGCCCACCTGGACCCGGCTCGCGGCCACCGCCGCCGTGGGCGATACCACCCTCCAGCTGGCCGACGCGGTCGACTGGCAGCCGGGGCAGCAGGTGGTGGTCGTCACCGGCAACCGCTTCGACTACCCCATCCTCGACGAGAACGAGGTGCGCACCCTCACCGCCGTCTCCGGCAACACCGTGCAGCTCGATCAGGGCCTGTGGTGGCAGCACTACGGCGGGCCGGAGTACCAGATCGAGGTCGGCCTCTTGAGCCGCAACGTGGTCTTCCGCACCGCCGACGCCTTGCGCGCCGCCGCGCCCACCTTCGGCGGCCACATCATGGTGCACCACGGCACCACCCACGTCTCCGGCGTGGAGCTGCTCGGGCTCGGCCAGCAGAACTACCTCGGCCGCTATCCCTTCCACTTCCACTACGCCGGCGATCAGACCGGCTCGTCCTTCACCGACAGCAGCATCTGGCAATCGAACTGGCGCTGCGTGGCCGTGCACCGCACCGACAACGCCCAGGTCTCGCGCAACGTGGCGTTCGACGTCTTCGGCCACTGCTTCTACCTGGAAGATGGCGTGGAGCGCGGCAACGAGCTGAGCTTCAACCTCGCCGCCCACGTGAAGCTCATGGGGCCCGTGGACGACGCGGGGATGGCCGAGCTGAACGCGTCCACCCAGCAGGGCTTCCAGGAGTTCGCCACGCCGGAGCTGGTGAATCCCGCGGACCGCGCGGCCGCCGGGTTCTACATTACCAATGGCAACAATTATATTATTGGAAATGCCGCCTCTGGCGGGTTCTCGGGGTTCTACTTTCCCAACCTGCCCCAGGCGCTCGACGCGCAGCCCGGCGATCTGGTGCCGCTGCAGTACGGCGTGGCCCACTTCGACGGCAACTCGGCGCACAGCTCCGGCACGCTCTGGTGGAACGGCGGCTGTCTCTACGCGGGCGGCGTGCTCGACGTGCAGGACGACAACGGCGTCCCCACGCTGCACTACCAGAGCGGCCGGCCCGTCGACTTCCACGACAACCGGGCAGGCTTCGACGTCTTCGCCAACACCAAGACCTTCATGTGCGGCCTGGGCATCTCCCACTGGGGAAACTCACCCCGGCTGGTGAACTTCGAGTCGTACGACACGCCGCTCATGGCGCAGGTGTTCGGCGCCGCGTCCATCCGCAGCGCCATCTACCAGCTCACCCCGAACCTCGCGTGGCTGCAGCGCTACAGCCCGTACCACGGCTTCCGCTTCTACGACACGGGCACCCAGACCATCTTGAGCGACGTGCTCTTCCGCCACCTCCACGCCCAGCCCGATGCCGGGACGAGCTTGAGCGACAACGACTGCGCCTTCTTCACCACGGTGCACTCCGACGAGTACACCCCCCAGCGCATGAACGTCACCGCGAACATCTTCTATGACGACGTGGACGACGCGCAGCGCTTCTGCAACGACGACACGGGCACGCTCTCCTCGCGCAACTTCAACCTCGTGGACGAGGACGGCAGCGCCACCCGGCTCGCGAGCGACGGCCTGCCCGCGGGCCGGCGCCTGGTGGGCTCGGCCTACTCCGACACCTGGAAGGTGGATCCGAGCTGCGTGCGTCACCCGGAGTGGGGCCTGTGGGTGTGCCCGCAGGTGGGCAATCAATACCCCGCCGCGGTGGCCACCTTCCCCAACGCAAATGTACAGGCCACCATGTACTGGCTCGACGGCGGCGTGCTGGGAACGAACGCGTATTCGAATACCGAGTATCCCGACGTGCAGCTCACCGCGCCGTCGGGCATCGGGTGGCACCACGCCTTCGACGGCGGCGTGCCCGACGCGTTCGACCTCTGGAACATCCAGACCCCGGACAACAGCTTCGTGCTCTTCTCCTTCACCGAGCCGCCCGGGGTGAGCTGCAGCATCGACGGCGGGGGCTTCGTGCCGGCCGCCGACCTGCCCAGCCTGCTGGCCTCCACCGCGCCCCAGTTCGTCACCGACCAGGGCACCTGCTTCATCAAGCTGCCGCCCACGAACTTCGGCGCCTTCACCGCCGATGGGCTGAGCGTGCCCAACCGGACGTACACCACCTGGCCGCCCGGCGCGTACGTCACGGTGCAGACCGGGTGCAGCGCGAGCAACCCCGCGTGCGCGAGCACGGTGTCGACGTTGCCGCGCTTGCCCTAGCAGGCTGCTGAGAAAGTCAGCCTCGCGATCGACATCCCGCAATCCGATGTGATCTCGTATGCCCACTGCGAGGTGGGCATGCGAGGTCACGAGTCGAAGCAGACGTCGATGCTGAGCATCGTGAGCCCGGAGCAGCGGGTTCGCGCGGACCATCCGCTGCGCAAGGTGAAGCAGCTCGCCGATGAGGCGCTGGCGCGGCTCTCGCCCACGTTCGACGCGATGTATTCCGGCATGGGCCGGCCCTCGATCCCACCCGAGCGGCTGCTCAAGAGCTCGCTGCTCATCTGCTTCTATTCGATCCGGTCGGAGCGGCTGTTCTGCGAGGAGCTCGAGTACAACCTGCTGTACCGCTGGTTCCTCGACATGAGCATGACCGAGGAGGGCTTCGACGCCTCGAGCTTCTCGCGCAATCGCGAGCGACTGCTCCAGCACGACGTGGCGAAGCTCTTCTTCGTGGAGATCGTCGAGGCGGCGCGGAAGGCGAAGCTGCTCTCGCACGAGCACTTCACGGTGGACGGCACGCTCATCGAGGCATGGGCTTCTCTGAAGAGCCTCAAGCCGAAGGACGGCTCGAAGAAGAACGAGCCGCCCGACGATCCCGGCAACCCGACCGTGAACTGGCACGGCGAGAAGCGCAGCAACGAGACGCACGAATCATCGACGGATCCCGAGGCCAAGCTCGCGCGGAAGGGAAACAGCCGCGAGGCGAAGCTCAGCTACGGCGCGCACGCGCTAATGGAGAACAGGAACGGGCTCCTGGTCGACTTCGCCGTCGAGCCCGCGCAGGGCGTCACCGAGCGCGAAGCGGCGCTGGCGATGCTGAACGAGACGCTGGTCACAAAGGAGCGCGCGACCGTCGGCGCCGACAAGGGGTACGACACCCGGAACTTCGTCGACGGCTGCCGCGAGCTCGGGGTCACGCCGCACGTGGCGCAGGACATCAATACGCGTCGTGGCTCGATGATCGACGACCGGACCACGAGGCACGAGGGCTACGTCATCAGTCAGAAGGTCCGGAAGCGGGTGGAGGAGATCTTCGGCTGGATGAAGACGGTCGGCGGCTTCCGGAAGACCAGGTATCGAGGGCTCGAGCGGACGCGGATGGCCGGGATGATGGTGGCGGCGGCGTACAACCTGAT
It encodes the following:
- a CDS encoding IS5 family transposase, which gives rise to MRGHESKQTSMLSIVSPEQRVRADHPLRKVKQLADEALARLSPTFDAMYSGMGRPSIPPERLLKSSLLICFYSIRSERLFCEELEYNLLYRWFLDMSMTEEGFDASSFSRNRERLLQHDVAKLFFVEIVEAARKAKLLSHEHFTVDGTLIEAWASLKSLKPKDGSKKNEPPDDPGNPTVNWHGEKRSNETHESSTDPEAKLARKGNSREAKLSYGAHALMENRNGLLVDFAVEPAQGVTEREAALAMLNETLVTKERATVGADKGYDTRNFVDGCRELGVTPHVAQDINTRRGSMIDDRTTRHEGYVISQKVRKRVEEIFGWMKTVGGFRKTRYRGLERTRMAGMMVAAAYNLMRMARMMTNAA
- a CDS encoding G8 domain-containing protein, whose protein sequence is MATLQRPTPITVGPRTNCPDARVDLVPFDPTWISDAGVVEIPAGVATLVRGNQDLPANLLVHLFHIPMGAEVVFADQDASFRITDLMVEGTLRLGSETCRVQSQVEFVFDTDEDVADAGVQQAIYARQGLGLMADDGATVEIWGQLYQPTWTRLAATAAVGDTTLQLADAVDWQPGQQVVVVTGNRFDYPILDENEVRTLTAVSGNTVQLDQGLWWQHYGGPEYQIEVGLLSRNVVFRTADALRAAAPTFGGHIMVHHGTTHVSGVELLGLGQQNYLGRYPFHFHYAGDQTGSSFTDSSIWQSNWRCVAVHRTDNAQVSRNVAFDVFGHCFYLEDGVERGNELSFNLAAHVKLMGPVDDAGMAELNASTQQGFQEFATPELVNPADRAAAGFYITNGNNYIIGNAASGGFSGFYFPNLPQALDAQPGDLVPLQYGVAHFDGNSAHSSGTLWWNGGCLYAGGVLDVQDDNGVPTLHYQSGRPVDFHDNRAGFDVFANTKTFMCGLGISHWGNSPRLVNFESYDTPLMAQVFGAASIRSAIYQLTPNLAWLQRYSPYHGFRFYDTGTQTILSDVLFRHLHAQPDAGTSLSDNDCAFFTTVHSDEYTPQRMNVTANIFYDDVDDAQRFCNDDTGTLSSRNFNLVDEDGSATRLASDGLPAGRRLVGSAYSDTWKVDPSCVRHPEWGLWVCPQVGNQYPAAVATFPNANVQATMYWLDGGVLGTNAYSNTEYPDVQLTAPSGIGWHHAFDGGVPDAFDLWNIQTPDNSFVLFSFTEPPGVSCSIDGGGFVPAADLPSLLASTAPQFVTDQGTCFIKLPPTNFGAFTADGLSVPNRTYTTWPPGAYVTVQTGCSASNPACASTVSTLPRLP